A portion of the Thunnus albacares chromosome 23, fThuAlb1.1, whole genome shotgun sequence genome contains these proteins:
- the dcn gene encoding decorin gives MRSACLSLLLVTACWALPFRQSGFLDFMMDEAEASGLLPDETPEKEILPHAPVGPSCPFRCQCHLRVIQCSDLGLKAVPGDIPHDTTLLDLQNNKITEIKENDFKNLKGLHALILVNNRITIIHAKALSPLTKLQRLYLSKNLLKDMPSNMPKSLQELRIHENEITKIKKSSFQGMANVIVMELGSNPLKSAGIEAEAFGDLKRVSYIRIADTNITEIPKGLPSSLAELHLDGNKITKITADSLKGLKNLAKLGLSYNEISSVENGSLANVPHLRELHLDNNALTSVPSGLPDHKYIQVVYLHVNKIAAVGTEDFCPPGFNTKKAMYSGISLFSNPVPYWEVQPITFRCVFDRSAIQLGNYRKK, from the exons ATGAGGTcggcctgtctctctctgctcctggTCACTGCCTGCTGGGCTCTGCCCTTCCGCCAGTCTGGCTTCCTAGACTTCATGATGGATGAGGCGGAGGCATCAGGTCTGCTGCCTGATGAGACTCCAGAAAAGGAAATTTTGCCTCATGCACCTGTCGGACCCAGCTGCCCCTTCCGATGCCAGTGCCACCTGCGTGTGATCCAGTGCTCTGACCTCG GTCTGAAGGCCGTTCCTGGGGATATCCCACACGACACCACCCTGCTGGACCTGCAGAACAACAAGATCACTGAGATCAAGGAGAATGACTTCAAGAACCTCAAAGGACTTCAT GCTCTGATCCTGGTGAACAACAGAATCACCATCATCCACGCCAAGGCTCTCAGCCCTCTGACCAAGTTGCAGCGTCTCTACCTGTCTAAGAACCTGCTAAAGGACATGCCCTCCAACATGCCCAAGAGTCTGCAGGAGCTGCGCATCCATGAGAACGAGATCACCAAGATCAAGAAGTCCTCCTTCCAGGGCATGGCCAATGTCATCGTCATgg agctCGGGTCCAACCCTCTGAAGAGCGCAGGAATTGAAGCCGAAGCTTTCGGTGACCTGAAAAGAGTCTCTTACATTCGCATTGCAGACACTAACATCACAGAGATCCCCAAAG GTCTGCCCAGCTCTCTCGCCGAGCTCCACCTGGATGGAAACAAGATCACCAAGATTACAGCTGATAGCCTCAAGGGCCTGAAGAACCTGGCTAA gtTGGGTTTGAGCTACAATGAGATCAGCTCTGTGGAAAATGGCTCACTGGCTAACGTCCCCCACCTGCGAGAACTGCACCTTGACAATAATGCTCTGACCAGCGTTCCTTCTGGCCTGCCCGACCATAAGTACATCCAG GTGGTCTACCTCCATGTCAACAAGATTGCTGCTGTTGGAACAGAAGACTTCTGTCCTCCTGGCTTCAATACCAAGAAGGCCATGTACTCTGGCATCAGCCTGTTCAGCAACCCTGTGCCTTACTGGGAAGTTCAGCCTATCACCTTCCGCTGCGTCTTCGACCGCTCCGCCATCCAGCTCGGCAACTACAGGAAGAAGTAG